The genomic window CTCCTCCTCATTCCTCTCCAGACCGACCTTATCCCACATGAGGGCTTTGAGCTCTTCAAAGCTAAAACCTGGTATACCCTGAGCATCTCTCAAGTTCTTAAAGTTTGAGCTGTTTTTCTTTAGAAACTTCACGTCAAGGTACAACCGGTAGGCTACCCTGTAACCGAACACAACGCCCTCAAGGAGAGAATTAGAGGCGAGTCTGTTAGCCCCGTGAACCCCAGTACAGGTACACTCTCCAACCGCGTACAAGCCTGCAAGAGATGTCCTGCCTGAGGTGTCAACCTCAACCCCACCGATATAGTAATGGGCAGCCGGGACTACCGGGATCGGCTCCCTTTCAGGGTCTATCCCTCTCTCCTTTAAGAAGGAAACGATCGTGGGAAAACGATTCTTGAGGTCAATTCCCTTCCCAATAAGGGGTCTAAGGTCTAAGAAAACTTCCTGGTTGTGCTTTAGAACGTTGAATATGGCACGAGCAACCACGTCTCTGGGTTGAAGCTCGTCCACAAAACGGTTGCCAGAGCTATCTATGAGGTAAGCCCCTTCCCCTCTAACCGCCTCCGAGATTAGGAGATTCGTTCCCTTTAAGACCGTAGGGTGAAATTGAACGAACTCTGGGTTCTTTATGCTTGCCCCAGCCCTGAAAGCTATACCTATACCGTCCCCCCTGACCTTAGAAGGGTTAGAGGTATGCCTGAACATAGAGGCTGCGCCTCCGGTTGCCAAGATAAGTGCCTTTGCTCTAATGAAACGGAGCCTTCCTTCACAGGAATATATGAGTCCCTGAAGAGTATCTTCACCAAGAATCTCCTGAAGTTCCCCCTGAAGGACGGGTATGCTTAGCTCTTCAACCTTTCTCAGCAGCTTGGTGTATATCTCCCTTCCGGTGTAGTCTTTTACCTTTAATACTCTAGGAAAGGAGTGCCCCCCCTCGGTTGTCGTTGCGTAGGCATCACCTTCCCTATCAAAGTTAACACCCCACCTTTCCAAATCCGCAATTCTTAAAACTCCATCGTTAACGAGTATCTCAGTTGCCTTCTCATCGTTGAGGTATCTTCCGGCTCTCAAAGTATCAAGCAAATGAACGTAAGGGCTGTCAGAGGGGTGTAGAGCTCCAGCTATACCTCCCTGTGAATAGTAGGTGTTGCCTATCCCTCTTGTGAGTAACAGTGGAGAGAGACCAAGCTCTTTGAGAACTATAGCCGCTGTGAGTCCTCCTATTCCGCTTCCGCATATAACTATATCCGCCTCCTCGGTTGGTAACCTGGAGGTGTCAAAGCTCAGAAAATACCTCATTACGAACAATTTTAACGATAAGGTCTGTAAGTCTATCGGGATCGTGCCTAACAAAATTATCCTTATCCCCTATCAAATCTTCAGCGAATACCTTCACACCTTCTCTGGCTATCTTGGCTATATCCGGTGTGACAGGCTCCTGACCCTGCTCCAGATACCTTTTGAGGATGTCGCCGGAAGGCATCTTTGTGTTCACTATAACGGCATCTATACCCTTTAAACCTGTAAATTTAAGAAAAGTTTTCATGTGGTCGTAGGCTGTGAACTCGTCCGTCTCTCCCGGCTGGGTCATAGCGTTGACAATCAGAACTTTTAAAGCTGGACTTCTATTAACAGCTTTCCTTATATCCTTGATTAGGAGGTTGGGGATTATACTAGTGTACAAGCTACCAGGTCCAAAGAGTATAATGTTGGCTTTTTCAATAGCCGCTATAGCTTCTATTGGTGCTTTAGCACTCTCAGGTTCTATCCATATTTCCTCTATCTTTGCAACTCCCTTTTTCCCGTACTCGGTTATCTCTTCCTCTCCCTCAACGACTGTCCCATCACTAAAACGGGCAACCAGATGAACATCCTCAATAGTTGAAGGTATTATGTTACCCTTTGTTCTTAATATCTGGGAGGTTAGTTTCACAGCTTCCAAGAAACTACCTGTAATGTCCGTGAGGGCTGTCAAAAAAAGGTTTCCAAAGGCATGTCCCCCAAGACCGTCACCCCTGAACCTGTATTGGAAGAGACTCTGCATTATATCCTCACTCTCTGAGAGAGCCACTATACAGTTCCTTATGTCACCGGGAGCAGGTATGTTGTATATCTTTCTGAGTCGCCCCGTACTCCCACCGCTGTCAGCGACAGTCACTATAGCGCTCAGTTCATCAATCGTCTCTCCAACTTCTCTCTTTAACCCCTTGAGAAGGGTTGATAGTCCCGTTCCCCCACCAATAGCAACCGCTTTCATATTTTGACCTCCGTTATGTATAATCGGCAGTTTTCCCCACCGTTAATGTCCCACACCCTCCTATTTTATCTTTTCTGAATCTATTTGATAGGGTAACTTTCACCCCCAGAGAACGTAGCAACAGAAAGGCTCTCTCGTATTCCTCAGGAGACATCTGAGGATAATCAGAGACGCTGTTGTAGTATAGGAGGGCAACACCAACACCCAGCTCCTTAGCCAGCTGTGCAAGTTTAATAAGTTCACCCTCTGAATCATTGACATCCTTTATGAGCAGGTATGCCAGACTCAGTTTTTTCTTCCTGCCCTTTGGTAGCAGAGGTAGTTCCTCCTTCAAAAACTTGACAAGACGGTTCAGATCGCCCCCGTAAGGCATAAGAGCTTTCCTCTTGTTTCTATCAAGGGAGTGAAGGGATACGCTTACACCGTTATGCTGCATAAAGAGTAATTCCCTTAAGTTCTCTAACGGAAATCCTGTTGTGTAAAAGGAGACCTTAAGCCCCTTCTCCTTAAACTCATAAAAGGCTGCCTTGACCTCGCCCCAGTTGGCAAGAGGTTCCCCTATTCCGGCAACAGCTATACGCCTTATGGGAAGGAAGGAGCTTACCACATAGTACTGGGAGAGGATCTCTTCTCTCCTCAGGTTCCTCAGAAGACCGTGTTTTCCAGAAGCACAGAAACCACATCTAACATGACAACCGACCTGGGTTGATATACATAGAGTATCCCCTCTGTAGTGAACAGCTTCTATCGTAGAACCGTCCTGAAGTTGAAATATAAATAACCTGTTATGTTTACTTTCAATTGTGCGCAATAAATTCATAGTTGGCGCTATCCTCGCTCACCCTTCTACAACAACCACCACAGGCTTGGCAGCTTTTGATAACTTTCTCGTAATCTTTGGGAAGAATTTCGCTTAAAGGTATTTCTTTTGTCTTATCTTCAAAGCTCAGAATGACCAAGCCCCTCATAGGGTCAACCTCAATCAGCTTTGCTACCTTGTTATCTATGCATAGCTGAGAGCCTTTTTCAGGGAGTAAGTGCTTCACAAGATAGTTGTCCTTTTCAAAGGACATGCAACATATTAGCCTCCCGCAGGGTCCTGTAAATTTTGAAGGTGAAAGGGGGAGGTTCTGCTCTTCTATATCTTTAAGAGATATAGAGTCAAACTTGTCCATAAATTTCATGCAACAGGGTACCTCTCCACACAGACCTACCCACCCCAAAATCTGAACCGCATCCCTAACACCGACCTGTCTCATCTCTATACGTTTCTTGAAAACCTTAGCAAGCTCTCTGACAAGATTCCTGAAATCAACCCTTTCCTCAGAAGTATAGTAAAAGAATATCTTTCTTGAGCTGAGTGGTATATAAGCCTTTAATAGATGCATTTCAAGTCCCTGCTCTTTAATTTTCTCTTTGCAGGTTTTAAAAGCTTTGCTGCTCTCCTCCTCATTCCTGCTAAAGATTTCCATATCTTGAGGTGTTACTTTTCTAACGAATTTATACCTCACACCCGTAGGGCTATCCTCTTTAGAAACTCCCAAAACGCGAACAACGTCCTCTCCCTTTTCATCCGACTCAATTACGACAACCTCACCTCTTGACAGTTCCTCGTCACAACCCTCCAGAACACCAACCTTGTTGGTGTCAAAACTCCTAACCTTTATGTAATTCATCTTTCTTACCTCCATAATGCGTAAAGGGAAAGGAGCCCAAGGCTAAATCTTAAGCCTCTTCCGAGTCCCGCTCTGACCTCGGAAATTCTCTTAACGAGCATATCAAATCTATCATAACTTAATCCTTCTTTTAAAAAAGTCTCCCTCAATTTATCTTCCAGAAGGTCAAGGAACAGTTCCTTGTCTTCAACCTCCCTCTTATCAAGCTTTATGGCAACCTCATAAACCTTATCAGGACGGAGTGAGAGAAATTCGCTCAGAAGTTTTATAAGCTCTCCCTTCTCTTCTATAATTTTGGCAACGGTATAACTACCACCAGAACTTTGATAAAGGTCCCTGTCTTCCCTTCCTAAGAGTTCATAAAAGGCTTCCTCTTCCAGAGGGAAAAATTCAATCTGGTAAGTTCTTGAGACTATCGTAGGGAGTACTTGCTCCTTCCCGTTAGATATCAGGATGAAAAGCGTGTCTGCAGGAGGTTCCTCAAGGATTTTCAGGATCGCGTTCCCAGCTTCAGTGGTCATCGTGTGGGCATCGTCCACTATGATTACCTTCCTGTGGGAAAGAGCCGGTCGCATGTAAGCGAACTCCCTCAAAGCTCTAACCTGGTCTATCTTTATACTCCCACCCAGAGGAGGTAGATAAACGAAATCAGGATGCTCTCCAGACAGGTACTTAAAGACCCTCTTACCGTTGCTATCCTCATAAACGGATATGCTTTCCCAGTTGCCGGAGACTATATCCTGAACTACCCGTCCGTAATGGATACAAGACACACACTCATTACACCCCCAAGCCTCCCCTTTTAAACAGAGAACCCCCTTAGCAAAGTCCAAGGCTGCGGTTGTCTTTCCCACACCTGGAGGTCCGTAAAAGAGAAAACCTCCCGGAAGCTTACCCTCCCTGTAGAGTTTCTCAAGAAACCCCTTAACCTTGCTCTGGTCCTTTAGGTGCATTCTTTAAATTTAAGCTCTTACATGACTACTTGTTTAACGAAAAGTATCTCAGGTATACTTACAAGGTCTTCAATCACATGTTCAGGCACCCTGTCGTCAAGGTTGAGTATTCCAAGGGCTATCCCGCCCTTCTTCTCTCTTCCAAGCCTGAAACCGGCTATGTTTACACCAGCACTCCCAAGGACCGAACCTATCTTTCCTATAACACCGGGTACATCCTTATTCTCAAAAACCAGGAGGATTCCTTCCGGTTCTATATCAACCCTGTATCTGTCTATCTGAACTATCCTTAGCAGTTGCCCTTCAAGAACTGTTCCGGCAACAAGCTTCTCAGTCCCGTTTGAACGCACGACCACCTTTATATAGTGTTTAAAGTCAGGGGCTTCCTCCGAGTAGAGCTCTTCAACCTTTATACCCCTGTCCTTAGCCACGTAGGTGGCGTTTATTATGTTTACAGGAAAATCAACCACCTCTTCAAGGATACCTTTAAGGACGGCTGCCGAGATAGGGTGAAAATGCTCGGATATATCTCCTCTAACCTCTATATGGACTTCCCTTATACCTTCCTCAGCCCATTGAACCATAAACTTTCCCATCCTCTCAGCGAGGTCCAGGTGTGGTTTTATAAGGGTCAGTACGGAAAGGTCTGGGAAGGGAGCGTTTACAACGTACTCAACGGTCTGACCCTTTAAAGCCTTTATAACCTGCTGAGCAACTATCACCGCAACGTTTTCCTGAGATTCATAAGTGTTTGCACCTATATGAGGTGAAAGCGAAACATTTTCAAATTTCTTAAGACGGTCTATAAACTCTGGTGCAGGGGGTTCCTTTGAAAAAACGTCTAAGGCTACCCCTCTTACCTTCCCGTTCTCAAGGTTTTTTAGGAGAGCTTCTTCGTTTACTATACCGCCCCTCGCACAGTTAACTATGTATACACCCTCTCTCATGAGGTCAAATTCAGCATCACTTATCATGTTCCTAGTTTCATGGGTAAGCGGAGCATGAATCGTAAGGACATCTATCTCTCTGAGCATGTCGTGGAGGTTATCCATGAGCTTCACACCGAGTTTGTCAGCCTTCTCGCGGGGTATGTAAGGATCATAAGCAAGAACGGTCATACCAAAAGCCTTCGCCCTTATAGCAACTTGAGAGCCTATGTTACCGAGACCTATAATACCTAAGGTTTTACCGTATAGTTCCGTCCCCATAAACTTTTTCCTATCCCATCTGTGTTCAAGGAGGGATTCATGAGCTCTGTGTCCATTTCTGAGTATCGTCAGCATGTGCATCATGGTGAGTTCAGTTGCGCCGATGGTGTTAGCCCCAGGGGTGTTCACCACAAGGATACCCCTCCTGGTGGCTTCCTCTATATCAACATTGTCAACACCAACTCCCGCTCTTCCAACCACCTTTAAACGTCCTGCCCTGTCAAGGAGCTCCTTGGTAACAGGTGTCCTTGAGCGTGTGATTATGCAGTCGTAGTCTCCGACTATTTCAAGGAGCTCTTCGTAAGATATCTCCGGCTCGTTGTAAACCTCAATATCCGGTTCCCTCTGAAGGAGCTCTATACCTTTTGGAGCTATTGGGTCAGTGATAAGCACCTTATGCAATTTCTTCCTCCGAAAAGAGTGGCTTAGAGGAAATTATTATATAACAATTAACCTTTAGAACCTTTCCACAGTAGTAAAGTATTTGCTACAACACTTACCGAAGAAAGAGCCATCATAAGTCCAGCAAGTTCAGGTTTTAGATACACACCAAACTTATAGAACAGCCCTGCTGCCACGGGGATACCGACAACGTTGTAAACGAAAGCCCAGGCGAGGTTCTGCCTAATCTTGTTGCTCACAGACTCACCAAGCCTAAAGGATTCCGGAAGTTTTCCTATTCCTGATAGGAGAACCACGTCACCAACCTGTTTGGTGATATCAACACCGTGAGGAACTGCAAAGGAAAGGTCTGCCTGAGCCAGGGCGGGAGCATCGTTAACACCATCCCCCACCATAGCTACCTTAAATCCCTCTTCCTGCAAACTTGCCACTACCCTCCTCTTCTCCTCCGGTTTCACCTCAGCCATAAAGCTGTCAAAGCCAAGCTCCTTTGCGACAAACTTGGTAGTTTTTGTCCTATCTCCTGACAGTAAAACCGTCTTAAGCCCAAGCTTTTTCATCTCACCAACAACGAGTTTTGCCTCCTGTCTGAGGGTGTCCTTTAAATAGAAGACCGCAAGGATTTCACCGTTCCTCTTCAGAGCAACAGCCTTCCACACGTCCTCAGGGAGAGCTTCCTCTTCATACTCTCCTATGAAATACTCCCCGCAAACTATGCCTCTTCCCAGGAGCTCTTTACACCCGTCAAGTTCAATAGCCCTCGCCCCTTGCTTTTTGGCAAAATCCCTTATAGCTTTAGCTATCGGGTGGTTTGAGTATCCTTCCATCGTATAAACTACGTCAAGAGCTTCAGAGGAACGCAGCTCATACCTGACAACCTGAAACCTACCTTCCGTAAGTGTCCCTGTCTTATCAAAGACCACCATGTTTATCTTCGGAAAGACTTCCAAGGTAGAGGGTCTCTTTATAAGAATACCCCTGGTTAGAGCCTTTGAAATTCCAACAGCGACAGCGAGGGGGGTTGCTATTCCCAGGGCACATGGACAAGAAATAACCAGTACCGCAAGAGCAAATTGAACAGCCTGCTCAAAGTTTGCACCCAGTTTTATCCAGGAGAGGAAGGTCAGCGCGGAGATCAACACCACAGTCTGGACAAAGTAATGGGACACACGGTCAGCGAGTTTTTGAATCTTAGGTTTTTCGGAGAGAGCCTCTTCAATCATCCTGTTTATCTTAGAAACGTAAGAGTCTTCATAGGAAGCCTCTACCCAGATTTTAAGCATACCGCTTTCAAGGAGAGAGCCGCTTATCACCCTGCTTCCGGGCTCTTTAAGGATGGGCTCAGGTTCTCCTGTAAGGACTGCCTCAGAAACGTAACCCTTCCCACCGATAACCACTCCGTCCACAGGTACCATGTCTCCAGGTCTGCAGAGGATAAGCTCACCCTTCCTGAGCTCACGAACGTTCCGCTTTAACTCTTCTCCATTCTCAATAACCGTTACCTCAGAATGTTGAAGCGTAAGCATATCCTTAAGTAACTTTAGAGCCTTTCGTTTAGCCCTATCCTCAATAAGCCTTCCAGCCTTTACAAAGGTTATGAGGAAGGCGTTGGTCTCAAAGAAAGGAGTCCCTGGGATAATACCAAAGAGTGAAAGTAAGCTGTAAAGGTACGCACCAGTGGTTCCAAGAGCCACAAGCACATCCATTCCAGCCACACCGTTTCTCAGGGAATTGTAGGCTCCCTTATAGAATGTCCAGCCACCCAAAGCTTGAACGAGCGTTGATAGAGCCAGCTGAATATAAACAGAACCCTCAAAGGGGCGGAACATAAGCCCCATTATCAAGAGAGCCGATAACCCAGACAGGAGGAGTATGTACATCTCCCCACCTCCCTCCTGCTCTTCAACAACCCTGTATCCTAATTGCTCTATAACCCTTGTAATTTCCTCCTCGGATATTTTGCTCTCATCAAACTCTATCCTTACCCTCCCTAGCTCAAAGGAAACGTCAACCTTCTTCACGCCCTCCCTCTTTTTTAGAGCTATGTCTATGGTGCGGGCACAGTTCACACAGGTCATGCCCTCAACCTTTAAGGTGCGTCTCATTTAATTAAGCTTATTCCCCTGTGGACGTTAAAACAATCCTTTAATTTCATGTTAAAAGTTTCATAACCTCCTCTTCCATACCCTCTCTGTTGCTGCGGGTAAGTTCTATCAAAACGGCGCCCTGAAGTTTCCTCAATTCCCTTACAAGTGGATGCACGTCCCTTATGGGCAGGGTTGCCAGAATTTTTGACTTTGGGTCTCTGGCTATACTACTTACAAGCTCCCTGAATTCCTTTGAAAAGAGCTCCATCTTTCCAACTTCATCTATAACTATCACTTTATCCCTTTCCTTTAACGCTCTCTTCAGAATAGGGAGCACAACCTCTTCAAACCTTTTCACATTAACACCGTAGGAACCAACAAGATGCTTTGATGTGAAATTTTTACTTGCGAAGAGGGCTTCTTTGCCTTCCGTGGTCACAACCTTGAACCCAATCCTCCTGCGAGTTTTTCTATCCCTAACTTCCTGTGTCCAAAAACCCAAAGCTTTATCTCCAAGCCTTTGAACTATCTTCTTAATCAGCGTGGTTTTCCCTACACCGGGTTCTCCTGTGATAAATATCTTCATGGGTCCTCCTTTATCCTTTCAAAGAGTTCTTTAACCTGCCTTAGGGTCTTCTCAAGTCCGTTAGAGTTGTCTATTACATAGTCCGCATACTTCACCTTCTCCTCTATGTCCATCTGGTTCCTCCACCTTCTTTCAAAATCTTCTTCAGTAAAGCCTTTTCTCAGAGCCCTCTCCTTACAAACCTCATAAGGGGCGTATACTACAACCGTTCTGTCATAATTCTTGTAAGTTCCTTTCTCAATAAGAAGACTCGCCTCCACCACAACTATAGTGTCCTCTTTCAACTGGGAATAGAGCCTCTCCAATTCCTGATAAAGGGCTCTGTGGGTTATCTTCTCAAGCTTCTCAAGCTTTTCCCTGTCCTTGAAAACAATATCTGCAAGTTTCCTTCTGTCTATATCTCCGTTCTCAGAGAGTATTTCCTCCCCAAACTCCTCAAGAACCTCCTGATAGACAGGGCTTCCTTTTCTGTAAAAGGAACGTATGACCTGGTCTGCATCAACAGTAAAAGCTCCAAGCTCCCGGAACATACCGGCTACCGTTGACTTTCCACACCCAATGTTGCCCGTAAGTGCAACCTTTTTCATATCTAAGTAATTCTCACATAGAATAAAGTAAAATAGCTATCCTATGCGTGTACTCATAACCGGAGCTGCTGGCTTCATAGGTTCCCATCTCTGTGAGAGGTTTTTAAGAAACGGTCATGAGGTGATAGGACTGGACAACTTTTTAACTGGTTCTCCCGATAATATAGCTCACCTCTTTGAGAATCCCAGCTTCACCTTTATAAAGTACGATGTCACCAATTTCGTTTACGTTGAGGGTGAGCTTGACCTGATACTCCATTTTGCCTGCCCAGCTTCACCCGTTGATTACCTGAACCATCCCATACACACCATGAAGGTTGACTCCCTCGGAACTCTCCATACCCTCGGACTGGCCAAGCTCAAAGGTGCCCGCTACGTTTTTGCCTCAACTTCCGAGGTTTACGGAAACCCAACCCTGCATCCTCAACCTGAGACTTACTGGGGAAACGTAAACCCAATAGGACCGAGGAGCGTTTACGATGAAGCCAAGAGGTTCTCGGAAGCCTTAACTATGGCTTACCACAGGGAACACGGGATAGACGTGAGAATCGCAAGGATATTCAACACCTATGGACCCAGGATGAGAATGAATGACGGGAGGGTAGTTCCAAACTTCATTACCCAGGCTCTTATGGGAAAACCCCTGACTGTCTATGGAGATGGCTCTCAGACCAGAAGTTTCTGTTACATAGATGACTTGGTTGAAGGAATATACAGACTCGCCACCTATAAGGACCTTGCAGGGGAGGTATTCAACCTCGGAAACCCAGAGGAGTATTCCGTCCTTGAGCTTGCAAAACTCGTGATTGAACTAACAGGCAGCGGATCTGAGATAGTTTTCAGAGAAAGACCTGTTGATGACCCGGACAGGAGAAAACCTGATATAACGAAAGCCAGGAGGATTTTAGAGTGGGAGCCAAGAACACCGGTAAGGGAAGGTTTGGTTAAAACAATAGAGTGGTTCCGAGATAAAATTTAGGCTGTCTTCTTCTCCTCCAACTCCTTCTCTTTTACGGTGAGGCACTCCTTAAATACAACATAGGGACACTGCTCCCTGCAGTAATCGTGGTCTATCCTTGCAAAGAGCTCAACTATTGACTGACCCTTGGAGTCAAAGACGAGCTCGTGTTTTACAACCTCACCGAAACCAGCGTTTTCAAGGAGAGGATAGACATCACATCCTATATTGGCAAAGGCGGCTTCCGCACCCAGAGCCCTTATAGCCTTTATGAGCCTTATGAGCGCTTCAGAGCCTGTCGCGTCGGTGTAGTTCACCGCTTCCATGTCTATGAGAACAAACTTCAGGGGACCTTTCAAAAGCCTTTCTCTAACTTTTTCAACTATATATTCGTACACGTACTGAGCGTTCCCGAAGTATATGGACATATTCGGTCTTATATAGAGTAT from Hydrogenivirga caldilitoris includes these protein-coding regions:
- the nadB gene encoding L-aspartate oxidase, with the translated sequence MRYFLSFDTSRLPTEEADIVICGSGIGGLTAAIVLKELGLSPLLLTRGIGNTYYSQGGIAGALHPSDSPYVHLLDTLRAGRYLNDEKATEILVNDGVLRIADLERWGVNFDREGDAYATTTEGGHSFPRVLKVKDYTGREIYTKLLRKVEELSIPVLQGELQEILGEDTLQGLIYSCEGRLRFIRAKALILATGGAASMFRHTSNPSKVRGDGIGIAFRAGASIKNPEFVQFHPTVLKGTNLLISEAVRGEGAYLIDSSGNRFVDELQPRDVVARAIFNVLKHNQEVFLDLRPLIGKGIDLKNRFPTIVSFLKERGIDPEREPIPVVPAAHYYIGGVEVDTSGRTSLAGLYAVGECTCTGVHGANRLASNSLLEGVVFGYRVAYRLYLDVKFLKKNSSNFKNLRDAQGIPGFSFEELKALMWDKVGLERNEEELLKAKRTLLMWFESLKRAEPSVENRQLFDILLVALATVEGALSRKESRGVHYRSDYPYEREVFRRDTLVNPEHVLE
- a CDS encoding DNA polymerase III subunit, with protein sequence MHLKDQSKVKGFLEKLYREGKLPGGFLFYGPPGVGKTTAALDFAKGVLCLKGEAWGCNECVSCIHYGRVVQDIVSGNWESISVYEDSNGKRVFKYLSGEHPDFVYLPPLGGSIKIDQVRALREFAYMRPALSHRKVIIVDDAHTMTTEAGNAILKILEEPPADTLFILISNGKEQVLPTIVSRTYQIEFFPLEEEAFYELLGREDRDLYQSSGGSYTVAKIIEEKGELIKLLSEFLSLRPDKVYEVAIKLDKREVEDKELFLDLLEDKLRETFLKEGLSYDRFDMLVKRISEVRAGLGRGLRFSLGLLSLYALWR
- a CDS encoding radical SAM protein, whose protein sequence is MNLLRTIESKHNRLFIFQLQDGSTIEAVHYRGDTLCISTQVGCHVRCGFCASGKHGLLRNLRREEILSQYYVVSSFLPIRRIAVAGIGEPLANWGEVKAAFYEFKEKGLKVSFYTTGFPLENLRELLFMQHNGVSVSLHSLDRNKRKALMPYGGDLNRLVKFLKEELPLLPKGRKKKLSLAYLLIKDVNDSEGELIKLAQLAKELGVGVALLYYNSVSDYPQMSPEEYERAFLLLRSLGVKVTLSNRFRKDKIGGCGTLTVGKTADYT
- the coaE gene encoding dephospho-CoA kinase (Dephospho-CoA kinase (CoaE) performs the final step in coenzyme A biosynthesis.), yielding MKKVALTGNIGCGKSTVAGMFRELGAFTVDADQVIRSFYRKGSPVYQEVLEEFGEEILSENGDIDRRKLADIVFKDREKLEKLEKITHRALYQELERLYSQLKEDTIVVVEASLLIEKGTYKNYDRTVVVYAPYEVCKERALRKGFTEEDFERRWRNQMDIEEKVKYADYVIDNSNGLEKTLRQVKELFERIKEDP
- the serA gene encoding phosphoglycerate dehydrogenase, with translation MHKVLITDPIAPKGIELLQREPDIEVYNEPEISYEELLEIVGDYDCIITRSRTPVTKELLDRAGRLKVVGRAGVGVDNVDIEEATRRGILVVNTPGANTIGATELTMMHMLTILRNGHRAHESLLEHRWDRKKFMGTELYGKTLGIIGLGNIGSQVAIRAKAFGMTVLAYDPYIPREKADKLGVKLMDNLHDMLREIDVLTIHAPLTHETRNMISDAEFDLMREGVYIVNCARGGIVNEEALLKNLENGKVRGVALDVFSKEPPAPEFIDRLKKFENVSLSPHIGANTYESQENVAVIVAQQVIKALKGQTVEYVVNAPFPDLSVLTLIKPHLDLAERMGKFMVQWAEEGIREVHIEVRGDISEHFHPISAAVLKGILEEVVDFPVNIINATYVAKDRGIKVEELYSEEAPDFKHYIKVVVRSNGTEKLVAGTVLEGQLLRIVQIDRYRVDIEPEGILLVFENKDVPGVIGKIGSVLGSAGVNIAGFRLGREKKGGIALGILNLDDRVPEHVIEDLVSIPEILFVKQVVM
- a CDS encoding UDP-glucuronic acid decarboxylase family protein is translated as MRVLITGAAGFIGSHLCERFLRNGHEVIGLDNFLTGSPDNIAHLFENPSFTFIKYDVTNFVYVEGELDLILHFACPASPVDYLNHPIHTMKVDSLGTLHTLGLAKLKGARYVFASTSEVYGNPTLHPQPETYWGNVNPIGPRSVYDEAKRFSEALTMAYHREHGIDVRIARIFNTYGPRMRMNDGRVVPNFITQALMGKPLTVYGDGSQTRSFCYIDDLVEGIYRLATYKDLAGEVFNLGNPEEYSVLELAKLVIELTGSGSEIVFRERPVDDPDRRKPDITKARRILEWEPRTPVREGLVKTIEWFRDKI
- a CDS encoding heavy metal translocating P-type ATPase; protein product: MRRTLKVEGMTCVNCARTIDIALKKREGVKKVDVSFELGRVRIEFDESKISEEEITRVIEQLGYRVVEEQEGGGEMYILLLSGLSALLIMGLMFRPFEGSVYIQLALSTLVQALGGWTFYKGAYNSLRNGVAGMDVLVALGTTGAYLYSLLSLFGIIPGTPFFETNAFLITFVKAGRLIEDRAKRKALKLLKDMLTLQHSEVTVIENGEELKRNVRELRKGELILCRPGDMVPVDGVVIGGKGYVSEAVLTGEPEPILKEPGSRVISGSLLESGMLKIWVEASYEDSYVSKINRMIEEALSEKPKIQKLADRVSHYFVQTVVLISALTFLSWIKLGANFEQAVQFALAVLVISCPCALGIATPLAVAVGISKALTRGILIKRPSTLEVFPKINMVVFDKTGTLTEGRFQVVRYELRSSEALDVVYTMEGYSNHPIAKAIRDFAKKQGARAIELDGCKELLGRGIVCGEYFIGEYEEEALPEDVWKAVALKRNGEILAVFYLKDTLRQEAKLVVGEMKKLGLKTVLLSGDRTKTTKFVAKELGFDSFMAEVKPEEKRRVVASLQEEGFKVAMVGDGVNDAPALAQADLSFAVPHGVDITKQVGDVVLLSGIGKLPESFRLGESVSNKIRQNLAWAFVYNVVGIPVAAGLFYKFGVYLKPELAGLMMALSSVSVVANTLLLWKGSKG
- a CDS encoding NTPase; amino-acid sequence: MKIFITGEPGVGKTTLIKKIVQRLGDKALGFWTQEVRDRKTRRRIGFKVVTTEGKEALFASKNFTSKHLVGSYGVNVKRFEEVVLPILKRALKERDKVIVIDEVGKMELFSKEFRELVSSIARDPKSKILATLPIRDVHPLVRELRKLQGAVLIELTRSNREGMEEEVMKLLT
- a CDS encoding gluconeogenesis factor YvcK family protein, with translation MKAVAIGGGTGLSTLLKGLKREVGETIDELSAIVTVADSGGSTGRLRKIYNIPAPGDIRNCIVALSESEDIMQSLFQYRFRGDGLGGHAFGNLFLTALTDITGSFLEAVKLTSQILRTKGNIIPSTIEDVHLVARFSDGTVVEGEEEITEYGKKGVAKIEEIWIEPESAKAPIEAIAAIEKANIILFGPGSLYTSIIPNLLIKDIRKAVNRSPALKVLIVNAMTQPGETDEFTAYDHMKTFLKFTGLKGIDAVIVNTKMPSGDILKRYLEQGQEPVTPDIAKIAREGVKVFAEDLIGDKDNFVRHDPDRLTDLIVKIVRNEVFSEL
- a CDS encoding PSP1 domain-containing protein, producing the protein MNYIKVRSFDTNKVGVLEGCDEELSRGEVVVIESDEKGEDVVRVLGVSKEDSPTGVRYKFVRKVTPQDMEIFSRNEEESSKAFKTCKEKIKEQGLEMHLLKAYIPLSSRKIFFYYTSEERVDFRNLVRELAKVFKKRIEMRQVGVRDAVQILGWVGLCGEVPCCMKFMDKFDSISLKDIEEQNLPLSPSKFTGPCGRLICCMSFEKDNYLVKHLLPEKGSQLCIDNKVAKLIEVDPMRGLVILSFEDKTKEIPLSEILPKDYEKVIKSCQACGGCCRRVSEDSANYEFIAHN